One window from the genome of Deltaproteobacteria bacterium encodes:
- a CDS encoding FHA domain-containing protein translates to MTTDPRRAATTVVQVAGRDVALRVRRVRFDVTAGPSAGARAELSGRRLAIGSHPSNDLVVVDPKVSRFHLRIEASDRGLRAIDTNSANGTAVNGVRVRDAYLDDGAVIAIGDSQIAVRRLDGDVEVELSADDRFGDAVGRSVAMREVFALARRAAATHMPVLLLGETGTGKDVIARAIHAHSPVGRGPFVVFDAGAVAPTLIESELFGHVRGAFTGADSDRPGVFERATGGTLFIDEIGELPLHLQPKLLRALEARRIVRVGDTREIDVHPRIVAATHRDLRALVDQGAFRSDLYYRLAVLPIEIPPLRERREDIPLLAGHFLRDLLDAGGRDPRWLLPHLEEAFASLAHHDWPGNVRELRNAIERAAALADPAALARDGLTQLVELRASVARTRRAWLPLEQARAQFDREYLRDLVDAHGGDLRAAAATAGIHPKSLERLLRRHRIRRR, encoded by the coding sequence GTGACGACCGATCCCCGCCGCGCCGCGACGACGGTGGTCCAGGTGGCGGGCCGCGACGTCGCGCTGCGCGTGCGCCGCGTGCGGTTCGACGTCACCGCCGGCCCGTCGGCCGGCGCCCGCGCCGAGCTGTCCGGCAGGCGCCTGGCAATCGGCTCGCATCCCTCCAACGATCTCGTCGTCGTCGACCCGAAGGTGTCTCGATTTCACTTGCGCATCGAGGCGAGCGACCGCGGTCTGCGCGCGATCGACACCAACAGCGCCAACGGCACGGCGGTCAACGGCGTCCGCGTGCGCGACGCCTATCTCGACGACGGCGCCGTGATCGCGATCGGCGACAGCCAAATCGCCGTGCGCCGGCTCGACGGCGACGTCGAGGTCGAACTGTCGGCCGACGACCGGTTCGGCGACGCGGTCGGGCGCAGCGTCGCGATGCGCGAGGTGTTCGCGCTCGCCCGGCGCGCCGCCGCGACCCACATGCCCGTCCTGCTGCTGGGGGAGACCGGTACGGGGAAAGATGTCATCGCCCGCGCGATTCACGCGCACAGCCCGGTCGGCCGCGGCCCGTTCGTCGTATTCGACGCGGGTGCGGTCGCGCCGACCCTCATCGAGTCCGAACTGTTCGGCCACGTGCGCGGCGCGTTCACCGGGGCCGATTCCGACCGGCCGGGCGTATTCGAACGCGCCACCGGCGGCACGCTGTTCATCGACGAAATCGGCGAACTACCATTGCACCTGCAACCGAAATTGTTGCGGGCGCTCGAGGCGCGCCGCATCGTCCGCGTCGGAGACACGCGCGAAATCGACGTGCATCCGCGCATCGTCGCCGCCACCCATCGCGACCTGCGCGCGCTCGTCGACCAGGGTGCGTTCCGCAGCGATCTGTACTACCGGCTCGCGGTGCTGCCGATCGAGATCCCGCCTCTGCGCGAACGGCGCGAGGACATTCCACTGCTCGCCGGCCACTTTCTGCGCGACCTGCTCGACGCCGGCGGCCGCGACCCGCGGTGGTTGCTGCCGCACCTGGAAGAAGCGTTCGCGTCGCTTGCGCACCACGACTGGCCGGGCAACGTCCGCGAGCTGCGCAACGCGATCGAGCGGGCGGCGGCGCTGGCCGACCCGGCCGCCCTCGCGCGCGACGGCCTGACGCAGCTCGTGGAGTTGCGCGCGTCCGTGGCCCGCACGCGGCGGGCCTGGCTGCCGCTGGAGCAGGCGCGCGCCCAGTTCGATCGCGAGTACCTGCGCGACCTGGTCGACGCCCACGGCGGCGACCTGCGCGCCGCGGCGGCCACCGCCGGCATCCACCCGAAGTCGCTCGAACGGCTGCTCCGCCGCCACCGGATCCGCCGCCGCTGA